aataatatagtgattatatattattgtatattataatatatagtgatatagtattagtataactacaaataaaatagactatagtgataatatatagttatttatataggattttgaaatttaatattatattaattaataatttatcatatagtacaaaattattttatatataattatatattatatataaaaattatatataatataaaaatcatatattttttacaatataaaaaattaaaaaatatatgtatatatatatatgaaccaacttggtttggtttgatccaatgttagaaaaaggaaaatcaaaaTCGGATCGATTTGGAccaattttgagaaaaatggagCCAGTATTGAATCGTACCAAACCCGATCCTGAATAAAACCCACTAGTTTAGTTTGGTTCTATCTAATTCACTGGTTTTTTTCACCCTTATGTATGGAGCATTTGTAAAGGGATTGACTATTGGCCCACCATTGATAGAAACCTTGCAACCCTACTAGAGAAAACATCGAGTGCACTGTGACCAGCTCTGGGATCATCGACGGTGGTCCAAAAAGCCCCAACGATGGTGGTGGAATTGATGGCAATGATGCAAAATGGAGAAACAGAGGAGATCCCGCCACAGAGTGTCGCAATCCTGGTCTATTATGGCCAAAAAACACCAGCAAACACCCTAGAAGCACCACTTACTCAGGCAGAGGCTCCACAACAACCTGAGGAGCACCTTGAGATGCTATTGGAAGGAGATAGGGTGAGGAGAGGCTGGATTTCACTGATGATGTTGTCAATGTTGTTGTAGACGGGTTATCTCAGATGCTCAATCCTATTGATGGTAGTGATGAGGAGATGGTTCCTGAAACACATTTAATAACTCCAATCTCTTGCAATGATGTGGGTATTGTGGTTGAATGGGAGGgcataaatctttttttttttagtggggGGGGGGAGGAGGGAGGAGAAGGGGATGTCATTGAATTCACAATGGGGCATTCGTCTGAATTGTATGTTACCAAACGAGTTCAATGTATCTAACTGGGTGCTCTGCAAGGTAAAGGGCATTCAACATTGTGTGGGCTTTGAGGAATAGTTTATGGCTCTTCTCACCATAAAGGTGGGTCACTCTTAGTTTAAGAAATCTAGGACCAAGAAACAGCGGGAGCTTAGGAGACTCAAATGGTCGTTGAACAATAAGGGCAGCTCAAACCCTGATAGATCCAAAGGGAACAAGATTGTATCTCCTTTATAAAGCCAAAAATGGTGTTTTGGAATGTCTACAAGTTGAATGAGGCAAATAAGCGTCTTCGCATAAAAAACTTGCTTCGAGAATGGAGGGCAGACATAGTATGTTTACAAGAGACCAAGCTGAAATTTGTTTCCAGGAATATAGTATGAAGTGTTTGGAGCTGTCCTTATGCAAATTAGGTCTATCTTGCATCAAATAGAGCTTCGGGTGGAATTTTAGTGATGTGAGGTAGAATGGTGGTGGAGAAAATGGAAGATTTTGTAGGGGAGTACACTGTGGCCTCCTCCTCCAAAAGTATGGAAGAtaattttttgtgggcttttgcaTGTATATATGGGCTGAATTTAGACAATATTATAAGACTATTATGGGAAGAACTTGCTAGAATACATAACTTGTGGGACCTTCCCTGGTGCATAGGTGGAGATTTTAACGTCATAAAGTTCCCTAGTGAAAGATCTGAAGGTAGCCAGATGTGCCTAGTCATGACAAAATTTTCAGCATGTATTTTTAACTTGAATTTGGTGGATCTTCCTCTCATTGAGAAGCCCCATGGCCCAATAATCAGACGTGATCTCGACTAGACAGATTCCTAATCTCATCAAATTGGGAAATGAATTACTTGGAGGTGTGTCAGAAGAGGTTTCCTTGCCTTTGGTTGGATTATTTTCCCATCTTGTTGGATTGCGGTGGCATCCAAGGCTGGCATCAATATTTAAGTTCAAAAACATATGGCTTAAAAGTACAGGCTTTGTGGACAAGATAAGGTAATGATGGTAATCTTATCAGTTTCATGGTACCCCCTCCTATATACTTGCAGGaaaactaaaaattttaaagaatgaTTTAAAGCTTTGCAACTCTCAATCTTTTGGAGACAAAGGGGAGCGAAAGAAAAACCATGGCAGAGGAGCTATAGGAGTTAGAGAGGATCCTTGAGGATAGAGTCCTTTCCCTAGAAGAATTATTGCGAAAGGGAGAGCTGGCTTCAAGGTTGGAGAGAGTAATTTCTCTAGAGAAGATCTCTTGGCAATTTCTCTAGAGAAGATCTCTTGGCGGTAGAAGTCAAGAGTGttataatttaaagaaagagaCTGATGCACAAAGTTCTTCTACAAAGTAGCTAATTCTCATAGGAGAAATAATACTATTGAgatgatgaatatatatatatatatatatatatatttataagtaaaatcaaattgtattaataaaagaataggcatagccaggTGTTACAAAGAAAGCCCTACTTTAGGTGGGGGCAAAAGATGCAAGGAAGTCATGAAAGGTTTGGCCATGAAAGTTAATGGTAATGgtccaagtacaaagagttctaaggaagaaagcttttagttcctccatcgatctctctttgtcctcaaaAGTCCAATCATTACGCTCCtaccataaacaccacatgatgcaaataggaatcatcttccaaacagcctTAATCTGTTGCTTGCCTCTTAAATCTATCTAGCTAGCCAGTGCCGCCACAATTGTCTCAGGCATAACccaattcaaatctaatctatTAAATACCTCGTTCCATAACCCTCGAGATATATCACAGTGTAATAAGAGGCAGTCCATCGTTTGTCCCCCATTCTTGCACATACAATACCAATCTGTGATGATCACccttctttttctcaaattatttgtTGTAAGAATCTTATCCAAAGAGGCAgtccatacaaaaaatgcaGCTTTGAGAGGTGCCTTATGTCTCCATAGTTTTTTCCAAGGGAACTGAAGAGGATGTTCTTGTAAACGAGACTTATAAAACGAGCGAGCTGAGAACATACCCTTACTAGTTGGTAACCACCACAAAAAGTCAACctgctaatttttattttgaagggaATACAACAAACTAAGAAGAGCTTCTATACTGTCCATTTCCCAATCATTTGCTGCCCAGCTGAAATTGATGTTCCACTGGATTTGTCCCCCTGCTATTACCCTCACTTCCTCCACTGAAATGTCTTTGGCATTAGCGATCCTGAATAGAGCAGGAAATAAGTCCTTTAAAGCTGCATTACCGCACCAAACACCTTGCCAGAATTTAATTATGGCTCCATCAACTAGTCGTAGTCTTGAATGGCGAGAGAAAACCCCTCATTCTTTCCTTATGTGTTTCCACAAACTCACTCCGTATGCCCCTCTCACTTCATTGGAGCACCATCCTCCCCATGAGATTTACTCTCTATCACCATCTTCCATAGTGCTTCTGGTTCTTTAtggtatctccataaccattttccaAGTAACGTCCGATTAAAATTTCTTAAGTTTCTTATGCCCAAACCTCCATTATAAATGGGGCTACATACCTTCTACCAAGTGGAATTTAAATTCCTCACTTATTCCCCCCACAAAAAATCCCATTGTAGTTTCTCGATGTGAAgtgccacacttgctggaaTAGGAAACAAGGACAAAAAATACGTCGGTAGGTTGGATAGTGTATTCTTTATCAGAGTAATCCTTTCACCTTTCGACAGGTTCATTCTCTTCCAACCTGCTAAGCAGCGCTCTACTTTCTCAATCACTATGTCCCAAATGGAGGCCGCTCTTGAGGCTGCTCCCAACGGAAGGCCAAGGTATGTCATAGGAAGTGAGGCCATCTTGCACTCCAAGGTATTAGCCAACTGTCTTAGATTCTGAACACTCCTAACAGGCACCATCTTTGATTTGTCCAGATTCACTTTCAACCCAGAAgatgcttcaaaacaaagtaaaagGGCCTTCAATACTTGAACCTGGTTACGGTTTGCCTCACAGAAAAAAAGACTGTCATCTACAAAAAAGAGATGAGAAATGTTCATAGAGCCCCCTCCTATAGGTCCGATTGAATACCCTGACACCCTCCCGTTGAGGACCAAGGCTGAAATCATCCTGCTTAGCgcctccatcacaataacaaaaAGTAGAGGGGACAACAGGTCTCCTTATCTTAAGCCTCTTGTGTTGTCGAAGAAACCTGTTGGGCTTCCATTTAACAAAACTGAGTATTTCACCGTAGAAATGCAGTAATGGATCCAAAATTGTcatttctctccaaaaccacatctcttaAGAAGATCGAGTAAgaaatcccaattaacatggtcgtacgccttctccatatccaacttGCAGAGTATCCCTTCCTTGCCAAATTTCAGTCTactatccaaacattcatttgcAATAAGCACTGCATCTAGGATCTATCTATCTtttacaaaggcattttgggaCTTTGAAATGATCTTTCCCACAACCTCACTAAGGCGATTAGCAAGCACCTTAGAAAGGATCTTGTATACCCCATTTACTAGACTAATGGGTCGAAACTCCTTAATCTCCTCAGCCCCAACCTTCTTCGGAATCAAAGTCAGGAAAGTAGTGTTAAGGCTTTTTCTGAATTTTCCTTTCCAAGTGAAACTCCTATAAGACCTTCATGAAGTCATCCTTTAACACATCTCAGCAAGTTTAGAAGAAACCCATAGAAAACTCATCTAGACCCGAGGCCTTATCTTTAGCCATTTTTTTCTTAGCACATCCATTACCTCAACCTCCTTGAACGGCCTCTCCAAATGGTTACCTTCCAATGGACCAATAGAATCAAAGACCAACCCATCAAGCTTAGGCCTCCAACTCACCTGCTCTGACAAAACTTGCTCAAAAAAACCAACTACATGAGAGTTAATTACATTCTCTTCCCTACAAAGAACCCCATCAATCTTCAGCGTCTCAATATTATTGGCTCTCCTGTGCGAGTTGGCTATCCTGTGAAAAAACTTGGACTTCGgtctccttccttcaaccataaaGCTCTAGATTCTTGCCGCCTCAAAATTTCTTCTAAAAGGACGATCCTTTCAAGATCCACAACCAGTACTAGCTTTTGGGCTAGTTCCTCCTGTGTTAATGTCTGCAATTCTTGTAACCTTTCCAACACCTAGATCTCTTGTCTTACTTTCCTTTTGTACCCCTATATCGCCAAATGACTATCtatttcataatttcaaatcttGTTTTAAAGCTTTCAGTTTACTCGCAAACATAAAACTAGGAGTACCCTGAAACTAATAGGAAGCCCACCATTGTCTAACCCTATCCACAAAACCTTCCGATTTCAACCACATGTTTTCGAACTTAAAGTACTtgcatctttttttaatttccccACAATCCAGCATGATAGGCCAATGAATAGAACATAGTCAAGGAAGTCTCTTTTGCCAAACCTCTGGATAATGAATTTCCAACTCCGGGGAAATTAAGAATCAATCCAGACGAGACCACGTCTGATTATTTGCCCACGTACCTGAACCCCCCGCCAAAGGTAAATCCACCAAATTCAATTCAAAGATGCACTCAGAAAATTCTGACATAGCTAGTCGCATTCTTCTGTTGCCAAAACACTCACTGGAAAATCTTGTTACATTAAAGTCTCCACCAATGCACCATGGAAGATCCCACCAGGTGTGTAGGCCGACTATTTCATCCCACAATAATCTGCGATCAGAGTTGGCATTGGGcccataaacacctgcaaaagcccacaaaaaacCATCGGCCACACTCCTAAAAGAACATGCTACTGAAAAAGACCCAATGAACTCCTCCCGTTTTTCCACCACCCTTTGGTCCCACATCACCAGAACGCCTCCTGAGGCCCCATCTGCAGCCAAATAAACCCAATCCACATGTACACAACTCCATATGCTTCATACAATTTTTGTCGTTATAACTTTCATCGTTGTCTCTTGCAAACATATGATGTCCGCCTTCCACCCTCGCAGTAAGTTTCTTATTTGAAGACACTTACTGGCCTCATTTAATCCTCGGACATTCCACGAGACAATTTTTTGTTTCACTTTGGATAGACCAGCCCCTTCCCCTTAGACCTATCCCTACTTGACCCACCTTCCGAGTTCATCAACCAAGTTAACCTCTTGAGTCCCCGTTGTTTCTTTGAATCCGCTTTCCTATGTTGTTAGTGTCCCGCTT
This Carya illinoinensis cultivar Pawnee chromosome 11, C.illinoinensisPawnee_v1, whole genome shotgun sequence DNA region includes the following protein-coding sequences:
- the LOC122282350 gene encoding uncharacterized protein LOC122282350 — protein: MEALSRMISALVLNGRVSGYSIGPIGGGSMNISHLFFVDDSLFFCEANRNQVQVLKALLLCFEASSGLKVNLDKSKMVPVRSVQNLRQLANTLECKMASLPMTYLGLPLGAASRAASIWDIVIEKVERCLAGWKRMNLSKGERITLIKNTLSNLPTIANAKDISVEEVRVIAGGQIQWNINFSWAANDWEMDSIEALLSLLYSLQNKN